AATAGGGCCAGCCGGGTCACACCGAAACGGGATTGCAGCTCAGGTTTGCTGTGGGTCAGTAGGTCCAGAGCGCGTTGTCTGTTCATCGTTCAACCTCCACTTGCGAGCCGGTGAGTTTTGATAATTCCGGTCGCGACGATTATGGAAAACGCCCCAACTATATAACATTTGTTATGCGATGTAAAAGATGAATTCAGTACGAAAGGAACCCCCGGCTTTGCCGGGGGACCCTAAAAGTTTGACAGTTCCGGGAGTAAGTGAAAGCCTCCCATCCGTGAACCGCTCAAAGTTCTTGGAAAAGGAGGCTTTCGATGGACAACGCACAAA
This is a stretch of genomic DNA from bacterium. It encodes these proteins:
- a CDS encoding DNA polymerase subunit beta, producing MNRQRALDLLTHSKPELQSRFGVTRLAL